The sequence CCTGGGCGTTCGCCATCACCTTCTGGGCGTGGAACCTGGTCGGCCCGCTCGCGGCGCTGTACTCCGAGGACCTCGACCTGTCCTCGAACCAGAAGGCGCTGCTCATCGCGACCCCCGTGCTCGTCGGGGCCGTCGGACGCGTGCCCGTGGGTGCGCTGACGGACCGCTACGGCGGGCGGACCATGCTGTCCGCGCTGAGCTTCATCTCGATCGTGCCCGTGCTGCTGGTCGCGTGGGCCGGGAACCTCGAGTCCTACCCGCTGCTGCTGGTGTTCGGCTTCCTGCTCGGCATCGCGGGCACGTCGTTCGCCGCCGGCATCCCGTTCGTCAACGCCTGGTACGGGCCGTCGCGGCGCGGGTTCGCGACCGGGCTGTTCGGCGCGGGCATGGGGGGCACCGCGCTCTCGTCGTTCTTCACGCCGCGGTTCGTCCAGTGGTTCGGCTACACGCAGGCGCACCTGATCATCGCGGCGGCGCTCGCCGTGACCGGCGTCGTCCTGATGCTGCTCATGCGCAACTCCCCGACCTGGCAGCGCAACGACCAGCCGGTGATGCCGAAGCTCAAGGCCGCCTCGAAGCTGCCCGTGACCTGGCAGATGGCGTTCCTGTACGCGGTGACCTTCGGCGGGTTCGTCGCGTTCTCCACCTACCTGCCGACGTACCTCAAGGACGTGTACGACTTCGACCTGGCCGGCGCGGGCACGCGCACCGCCGGCTTCGCGATCGCGGCCGTCATCGCGCGGCCCCTGGGCGGCGTGCTCTCCGACCGCGTGCACCCGCGCGTCGTCGTGCTGGTGTCCCTGGCCGGCGCCGCGGTGTCCGCGGTGCTGATGGCGCTCAAGCCCGAGCCCGAGATCCCGGCCGGCACCGTCTTCGTGCTCATGGCGTTCTTCCTGGGGCTCGGCTCCGGCGGCGTGTTCGCCTGGGTGGCGCGCCGCGTGCCCCCCGAGCGCGTCGGCAGCGTGACCGGCGTGGTGGGCGCCGCGGGCGGGCTCGGCGGGTACTTCCCGCCGCTCGTGATGGGCGCGACCTACAACGAGGTCACGCACTCGTACACGATCGGGCTCGTCCTGCTCGTCGTGACGGCCGTCGTCGCCTTCCTGTTCACGTACTGGCGCCTGCCCCGCGAGGAGCGCGCGCCCACGGCCCCGGGCGCCTGACGTGCGCACGCTGGCGGTCACCCAGAACATCACCGTCGACGGCATCATCGAGATGCGCGGCGACTGGTTCGACCCGCAGGCCCAGGACGACGAGCTGCTCGCGGAGGTGCGCCGCCAGGACGAGTCCACCGACGCGCTGCTGCTCGGCCGCCAGACCTTCGAGGACTTCCGCTCCTACTGGCCGCACGCGACCGACGACCGCACGGGCATCGCCGCGCAGCTCGACACGGTGCAGAAGCACGTGGTGTCGAGCACGCTCACCGAGGCCGGTTGGCAGAACACGACGATCCTGAGCGGCGACGGCGCGGACCTGGCCCGCGAGCTCAAGGAGACGCCGGGCGGTGACATCGTCGTGACCGGGAGCATCACGCTGACGCACGCGCTCGTCGCCGCCGGGCTCGTGGACGAGTACCGGCTGTTCGTCTACCCGGTGGTGCAGGGCGCCGGGCGACCCCTGTTCCCGGAGAGCACGCCGACGACGCGCCTGGAGCTGCGGGACCTGCGCCGGTTCCGGTCCGGCGTCGCGCTCGCGGTCTACGCCCCGGCCGCCTGACCGGCGTTCTCCGCGCCCGCCTCGGGGCCGACGGTGCGGCCAGACGCAACGCGCGGGCGCCCCTCCGCGAAACATGGCTGGCATACAGTAGCCCGCGCACCGGAGGCGGAGATGAGGGGGACGCAGTGGAGACGACCTCGCTGGGGCTGGCGGACCGGTCCCTGGCCACCAAGATCTACCTCGAGCTGCGCGAGCGGATCATCCAGGGCGCGATCAAGCCGGGGGAGCGGATCCGCGAGCGGGAGCTCGCCGAGGAGCTGGACGTCTCCCGGATCCCGCTGCGCGAGGCCCTGCCGCGGCTCGAGGCGGAAGGGTTCATCCGCACGCTCCCGCGCCGCGGTGCTGTGGTGACGGAGCTGAGCCTGCGCGACGTCGAGGAGCTCTTCGAGGTCCGGACCAGCCTGGAGGTCCTGGCCACCCGGCTCGCGACCGAGGCGTGCGCCTCGGGAGCCGACGGCAGCGAGCTCACCGAGGCCCTCCATGCTGCGGAAGCGGCGCTGGCCAGCGGCGACGACGCGGAGATCGCGAGCGTGAACTCGACGCTGCACGAGAAGATCCTGCGACTGTCCGGCAACTCGCTCCTGCAGCTGTTGATGGTCCCCGTCAACGGCCGGGTCCGGCGCCTGTTCTTCCTCGAGGCGGAGCGCGACCAGCAGGTGCTCTGCGCCGAGCACCGGGACCTGTGCCGGGCGATCCTCGACGGGCACGTCGAGCTCGCCGGCTCGCTCGCCTTCGCCCACGTCGAGCACTCCAAGGTGGAGTCGTTGGCCCTCATGAGGACCCGCCTCGCCACGGCTCCCGCCGTTACAGGAAGTTAACGGGCGACCCGCTCCCCACGTAACCTCGCGACGGCATTCTGTATACCAGAGCGCCTCGCTACGACGTTGGGAACGGATCTTGTCGCACACGTTCACGCTGCACCGCGGCCGGCTCGCGGACGGCCGGCTGGTCGACCTGCGGGTCGTCGACGGCGCGCTCACGGAGGTCACTGCCGTCGGTCCCGGAGCGGACCCATCCGCCCGGGGGGCTGGCGCGGCCCTCGGTGCGGTGGACTTCGACGCCTGGGTCGCCGACGGCGGCGCGTACCGGGGGCCGGTCGACCTCGCGGGTCGCCTGGTCCTGCCACCGCTGGTCAACGGCCACGTCCACCTGGACAAGACGTTCGTGGGCGCGCCGTGGCAGCCGCACCGGTCCGGTGCGACGGTGGCGGAGCGCGTGGCGCACGAGCGCGACCTGCGGGCCGAGGTCGACGTGCCCGTCGCCCACCGGGCCGCAGCGCTCGCCGAGCTGCTGGTCGCCTCGGGCACCGGCCTGGCGCGCACGCACGTGGACGTCGACCCGGATGCCCGTCTGGCCCACCTCGAGCAGGTGCTCACGCTGCGCGAGCAGCTGGTCGACGTCCTCGACCTGCAGGTGGTGGCCTTCCCCCAGAGCGGCATCGTCACGGCACCGGGAGTCGCGGACCTGCTCGACCAGGGTCTGCGGCTCGGCGCCGACGTGGTCGGCGGGCTCGATCCCGCGGGGTTCGACGGCGACGCGCAGCAGCATCTCGACGTCGTCTTCGCCCTCGCGGAGCGGCACGGTGCGCGGGTCGACATCCACCTGCACGAGCTCGGGGCCGCGGGTGGGGAGCAGCTCCGCCTGATCGCCGAGCGCACGGCCGCGCTCGGGCTGCACGGGCGGGTCGCGGTCAGCCACGCGTACGGGTTGGGCACGCTCGGGGCTGAGGAGACCCGGCGGTGCGCCGACGTCCTGGCGTCCGCGGGCGTCGCTGTGATGACCAACGGCCCGGCGGGCCCGATGCCGCCCGTGCTGCTCCTGCGGGAGCGCGGGGTCACGGTCTTCTCCGGCACGGACAACGTCCGGGACGCGTGGTGGCCGTACGGCGACGGCGACATGCTGACGATCGCGCGGACCGTCGCCTACCAGCAGGGCTTCCGGTCGGACGACGAGCTCGGGGTGGCGC is a genomic window of Cellulomonas fulva containing:
- a CDS encoding MFS transporter, encoding MTETTSTARAGSGQALNLALATWAFAITFWAWNLVGPLAALYSEDLDLSSNQKALLIATPVLVGAVGRVPVGALTDRYGGRTMLSALSFISIVPVLLVAWAGNLESYPLLLVFGFLLGIAGTSFAAGIPFVNAWYGPSRRGFATGLFGAGMGGTALSSFFTPRFVQWFGYTQAHLIIAAALAVTGVVLMLLMRNSPTWQRNDQPVMPKLKAASKLPVTWQMAFLYAVTFGGFVAFSTYLPTYLKDVYDFDLAGAGTRTAGFAIAAVIARPLGGVLSDRVHPRVVVLVSLAGAAVSAVLMALKPEPEIPAGTVFVLMAFFLGLGSGGVFAWVARRVPPERVGSVTGVVGAAGGLGGYFPPLVMGATYNEVTHSYTIGLVLLVVTAVVAFLFTYWRLPREERAPTAPGA
- a CDS encoding dihydrofolate reductase family protein; the protein is MRTLAVTQNITVDGIIEMRGDWFDPQAQDDELLAEVRRQDESTDALLLGRQTFEDFRSYWPHATDDRTGIAAQLDTVQKHVVSSTLTEAGWQNTTILSGDGADLARELKETPGGDIVVTGSITLTHALVAAGLVDEYRLFVYPVVQGAGRPLFPESTPTTRLELRDLRRFRSGVALAVYAPAA
- a CDS encoding GntR family transcriptional regulator — encoded protein: METTSLGLADRSLATKIYLELRERIIQGAIKPGERIRERELAEELDVSRIPLREALPRLEAEGFIRTLPRRGAVVTELSLRDVEELFEVRTSLEVLATRLATEACASGADGSELTEALHAAEAALASGDDAEIASVNSTLHEKILRLSGNSLLQLLMVPVNGRVRRLFFLEAERDQQVLCAEHRDLCRAILDGHVELAGSLAFAHVEHSKVESLALMRTRLATAPAVTGS
- a CDS encoding amidohydrolase; its protein translation is MSHTFTLHRGRLADGRLVDLRVVDGALTEVTAVGPGADPSARGAGAALGAVDFDAWVADGGAYRGPVDLAGRLVLPPLVNGHVHLDKTFVGAPWQPHRSGATVAERVAHERDLRAEVDVPVAHRAAALAELLVASGTGLARTHVDVDPDARLAHLEQVLTLREQLVDVLDLQVVAFPQSGIVTAPGVADLLDQGLRLGADVVGGLDPAGFDGDAQQHLDVVFALAERHGARVDIHLHELGAAGGEQLRLIAERTAALGLHGRVAVSHAYGLGTLGAEETRRCADVLASAGVAVMTNGPAGPMPPVLLLRERGVTVFSGTDNVRDAWWPYGDGDMLTIARTVAYQQGFRSDDELGVALDLVTGSAARALGAAGYGLLPGAPADLVVVEATCAAEAVAAPARRTVVRSGVPRSSVATTPVSVPDGTDAPEPSPAAPTHHPDDSAVGQGLRPDPRLTPSRS